The following are encoded together in the Kwoniella europaea PYCC6329 chromosome 1, complete sequence genome:
- a CDS encoding H/ACA ribonucleoprotein complex subunit 1, with amino-acid sequence MSGRGGFSGRGGGDRGGRGGFRGGGRGGRGGFGQRDFGPPETVQEIGSFLHPVESEMLCSLAIPTKIPYFNAPIYLQNKTQIGKVDEILGPINQVYFTVKMDQGMLASSFKKEDKVYISGEKLLPIERFLPKPKTAGGKERGGARGGRGGAGGRGGRGGPPGRGGRGGFSARGGPGGRGGARGGFGGGRGGGAPRGRGGFGGGRGRGQ; translated from the exons ATGAGTGGACGAGGTGGCTTCTCAGGTAGAGGCGGTGGTgatagaggtggaagaggtggattcagag GcggtggtagaggtggacgaggtggattCGGTCAGAGGGATTTTGGACCGCCCGAAACCGTACAGG AAATCGGTTCATTCCTCCATCCCGTCGAATCCGAAATGCTCTGTTCCCTGGCTATCCCTACTAAAATACCATATTTCAATGCTCCCATCTACCTGCAGAACAAGACTCAGATCGGTAAAGTCGATGAAATCCTCGGTCCTATAAATCAAGTTTACTTCACTGTTAAGATGGATCAGGGGATGTTAGCTTCCAGTttcaagaaagaagataaagttTACATCTCCGGTGAGAAATTGTTACCTATAGAGAGGTTTTTACCTAAACCTAAGACTGCTGGTGGGAAAG AACGAGGTGGTGCtcgaggtggtagaggaggtgCAGGCGGCcgaggtggtcgaggtggacCTCCAGGTcgaggtggacgaggtggattCTCAGCCCGTGGTGGACCTGGTGGAAGGGGTGGTGCtcgaggtggatttggaggtggtagaggtggtggtgcgcctagaggaagaggcggtttcggtggtggaagaggtagaggtcAATAA